GGTCTGAACAGTGCCTTTGCTCGAAAACTCTATTACCAAATCCGGAGGCTTCCCTTCCTCCCATATCTTATAGGTGCGTCGGGGTTTCTTACCAACCCCGAAAGTGACGAGTATATCGGGTGAGACGGCTTTTGGCGGTCTCGAGTCTTCATAATACATCATGAGGTTACCGGAAATATAGACATCCGGCACCCCAGCGAAGTAGGCTCTGAGAATATGCCGCACGCGAATTATTGCATCAATATGAAGATCGGTTTCAGCCATAGGTTTCCCATCCGATTCAGGGTAGAGATCCGACGCTTCGGTCGGCGCGTAAGGGGTTAAGAGTGTGTTTGGTCTGGTTTCCATCAGTACTTCTCCTTTCCCGAATGTCCCTGGTAGAGATATACGTTAAGTATACCCAAAAAATCTGCGAATGTCAAACCATTCTATAGGCAGCAATTCCCAATCACACCACCTAAATGCACCAACATTCAATGCCGATGAACGATAACAGAATCCTCACGTTTCAGTCCTAAACGTTCGGCGGCATCCCCACCATTTACAGCAATCTCTAATAGTCCAAAGCTTCCGATAATTGCCAAAGGTTCACCGATGTCAGATTCAGCATAAGCACGGTTCAGCCGCTTCAGCTGCACATCTCCTATCCTAATTTCATAAACAGAAACTTCTGAGGTAGGACCGTTTTGCCAGTGATTCAGCACACCTTCTGAAATATTTGTGACTGCATTCCCAAATGCGTCGATTTTGACAATTTGTCCGATTATCGTGTCTTTAGAAACTTGTGGTGTCGGAATCGGAAGGCGAACGAGATCTTGCACGGATGGACCGAAGTCCGCAAGAGGCACACCCAGCGATAAATGTGCAGCAACAGGAGCGAAAATATCCCGACCGTGGAATGTTTGGCTCACCTCTGGCAAAAAATAGTCTCGGTTTTGAATCGCCACTACATTTCCCGATTGCGCTTCTTCATTCTCAGTCCCTTGCAGCAGATAACTCAATATTCCATTATCAGGACAGACGAAAAATGCGCCGTCTGTTTGGCAGATTATCGCCCGTCGGTCACTCCCTACCCCCGGGTCAACGACGACAGTATGAATCGTGCCTTTCGGAAAGTAGCGAGGCACTGAATGGATTAAGAAGGCGGCTTCATGAATGTCCTGTGGTGGAACAGCATGTGTGATGTCAACGATCTGCACACTCGGGTTAATACCGAGGATGACACCTTTCATAACCCCAACATAAGCGTCACTCGTGCCGAAGTCGGTTGTTAAGGTAATGATACGAGGCGGGCTGTTCATCGGATTAGAGGTTTTCTTGCATCCAGGCAAAACTTTTCCGCTGACCCGTTCCGTCGTTCTCTCTACCCTCGTATTCACAACACCAGACACCGTCATAACCGGCTTCTCTCAAACACCGAATTGCCTTTGCGAGATCTATCTCACCTTCACCAAGTGCCTCGCCGCGATAGTCAGCGCGCGAACCCGTTCCATCTTTCAAATGCGTGTGGAGTGTGTAAGGTGCGACGATTTCATAATACCTGCCAACTGTCTCTAAATCGTGTCCTGCCCAGCGGTAGTTCATCGTGTCCATATTCGCACCGACATACTTGGAACCGACCCGCTCAAAGAGTTCCACCTGCAAATCGCCGTCATTTGTAACAATGCCATGATTGTCCACCGCCAAATAAACCTCATCCCGTTCCGCGAATTCGAGGCATCGCGTGAGGCAACCCGCCATCGCTTCAACCCAACGGCTCTCTGGAACGGCATCCTTCGCTCTCCCACCTTCTGTACGCAGGATAGAAGTGCCAACGAGTTTCGCAAGTTTCCCAATGCGTTCCATGCGCTCAACCTCAGCACAGATGGCATCTTCCTCAAGCAGGACGAAATCGTTCCCGGCAGCAAGGGCAGAGACTTGT
The sequence above is drawn from the Candidatus Poribacteria bacterium genome and encodes:
- a CDS encoding SAM-dependent chlorinase/fluorinase, whose amino-acid sequence is MNSPPRIITLTTDFGTSDAYVGVMKGVILGINPSVQIVDITHAVPPQDIHEAAFLIHSVPRYFPKGTIHTVVVDPGVGSDRRAIICQTDGAFFVCPDNGILSYLLQGTENEEAQSGNVVAIQNRDYFLPEVSQTFHGRDIFAPVAAHLSLGVPLADFGPSVQDLVRLPIPTPQVSKDTIIGQIVKIDAFGNAVTNISEGVLNHWQNGPTSEVSVYEIRIGDVQLKRLNRAYAESDIGEPLAIIGSFGLLEIAVNGGDAAERLGLKREDSVIVHRH
- a CDS encoding sugar phosphate isomerase/epimerase; the encoded protein is MSKLGLIHYNYASKSLDDFLKFTSETGFRYVELQVGTVWNSETADPEKNAEAVRAQVEGYGLQVSALAAGNDFVLLEEDAICAEVERMERIGKLAKLVGTSILRTEGGRAKDAVPESRWVEAMAGCLTRCLEFAERDEVYLAVDNHGIVTNDGDLQVELFERVGSKYVGANMDTMNYRWAGHDLETVGRYYEIVAPYTLHTHLKDGTGSRADYRGEALGEGEIDLAKAIRCLREAGYDGVWCCEYEGRENDGTGQRKSFAWMQENL